The following are encoded together in the Heliangelus exortis chromosome 15, bHelExo1.hap1, whole genome shotgun sequence genome:
- the HNRNPH1 gene encoding heterogeneous nuclear ribonucleoprotein H isoform X18 has product MDPCHTEETEGEIPGLATTEAETEQSLTPNVMLNTESTEGYVVKVRGLPWSCSTEEVQRFFSDCKILNGALGIRFIYTREGRPSGEAFAELESEEDVKLALKKDRETMGHRYVEVFKSNNVEMDWVLKHTGPNSPDTANDGFVRLRGLPFGCSKEEIVQFFSGLEIVPNGITLPVDFQGRSTGEAFVQFASQEIAEKALKKHKERIGHRYIEIFKSSRAEVRTHYDPPRKLLAMQRPGPYDRPGLTRGYNSLGRGSSLERMRRGAYGGGYGGYDDYNGYNDGYGFGSDRFGREWTLFSAGMSDHRYGDGTSTFQSTTGHCVHMRGLPYRATENDIYNFFSPLNPVRVHIEIGPDGRVTGEADVEFATHEDAVAAMSKDKANMQHRYVELFLNSTAGGTGGAYGSQMMGAMVKESEGVVQDWNTSTLADTLLDTRLAWFLGDYGGGSQSSYGGPANQQLSGGYGGGYGGQSSMSGYVLGTVDGVYAVAQQGQALGECCYESA; this is encoded by the exons CAACCACGGAAGCTGAGACGGAGCAGAGCCTCACCCCCAATGTGATGCTCAACACGGAGAGCACCGAGGGATATGTGGTGAAAGTCAGGGGGCTGCCTTGGTCCTGCTCCACTGAGGAAgtgcagaggtttttttctg attgCAAAATTCTGAATGGGGCTCTGGGCATCCGTTTCATCTACACCAGGGAGGGCAGACCCAGTGGAGAAGCATTTGCTGAGCTTGAATCAGAGGAGGATGTGAAACTGGCACtgaaaaaagacagagagaCAATGGGACACAGATACGTTGAAG TTTTCAAGTCAAACAACGTTGAAATGGATTGGGTTCTGAAGCATACTGGTCCCAACAGCCCTGATACAGCTAATGATGGTTTTGTACGTCTTAGAGGACTCCCATTTGGCTGTAGTAAAGAAGAAATTGTACAGTTCTTTTCAG GGTTGGAAATCGTGCCAAATGGGATAACATTGCCGGTGGACTTCCAGGGGAGGAGTACGGGGGAGGCCTTCGTGCAGTTTGCTTCACAGGAAATAGCTGAAAAGGCTCTAAAGAAACACAAGGAAAGAATAGGGCACAG GTACATTGAGATCTTCAAGAGCAGTCGAGCAGAAGTGCGCACTCACTACGACCCTCCACGCAAGCTCTTGGCCATGCAGAGACCCGGTCCTTACGACAGACCTGGTCTTACCCGGGGATATAACAGTCTTGGTAGAGGAAGTAGCTTGGAAAGAATGAGGCGTGGAGCTTACGGAGGAG GTTATGGAGGTTATGATGACTACAATGGGTATAATGATGGCTATGGTTTTGGTTCTGATAGATTTGGAAGAG AATGGActcttttctctgcaggaaTGTCGGACCACAGATACGGCGACGGGACGTCCACCTTCCAGAGCACGACCGGCCACTGCGTCCACATGAGAGGTCTGCCTTACAGAGCTACAGAGAATGACATCTACAAC TTCTTCTCACCTCTGAACCCTGTAAGAGTACACATTGAAATCGGACCAGATGGCAGAGTAACCGGGGAGGCAGACGTTGAATTTGCTACTCATGAGGATGCAGTGGCTGCCATGTCCAAAGACAAAGCAAATATGC aacACAGATACGTAGAACTCTTCTTGAATTCTACAGCAGGAGGAACTGGTGGTGCCTATGGCAGTCAAATGATGGGAGCAATGG TCAAGGAATCGGAAGGGGTAGTCCAAGATTGGAACACTAGCACATTGGCAG ATACCCTTCTTGATACCCGACTTGCCTGGTTTCTTGGAGATTATGGTGGAG GAAGCCAATCCAGTTATGGTGGTCCAGCTAACCAGCAATTGAGTGGGGGTTATGGAGGAGGATATGGTGGCCAAAGCAGCATGAGTGGATATG TATTGGGCACAGTAGATGGTGTTTACGCGGTGGCCCAGCAAGGACAGGCGTTGGGGGAATGCTGCTACGAGTCGGCCTGA
- the HNRNPH1 gene encoding heterogeneous nuclear ribonucleoprotein H isoform X33 — protein sequence MDPCHTEETEGEIPGLATTEAETEQSLTPNVMLNTESTEGYVVKVRGLPWSCSTEEVQRFFSDCKILNGALGIRFIYTREGRPSGEAFAELESEEDVKLALKKDRETMGHRYVEVFKSNNVEMDWVLKHTGPNSPDTANDGFVRLRGLPFGCSKEEIVQFFSGLEIVPNGITLPVDFQGRSTGEAFVQFASQEIAEKALKKHKERIGHRYIEIFKSSRAEVRTHYDPPRKLLAMQRPGPYDRPGLTRGYNSLGRGSSLERMRRGAYGGGYGGYDDYNGYNDGYGFGSDRFGRGMSDHRYGDGTSTFQSTTGHCVHMRGLPYRATENDIYNFFSPLNPVRVHIEIGPDGRVTGEADVEFATHEDAVAAMSKDKANMQHRYVELFLNSTAGGTGGAYGSQMMGAMVKESEGVVQDWNTSTLAGSQSSYGGPANQQLSGGYGGGYGGQSSMSGYVLGTVDGVYAVAQQGQALGECCYESA from the exons CAACCACGGAAGCTGAGACGGAGCAGAGCCTCACCCCCAATGTGATGCTCAACACGGAGAGCACCGAGGGATATGTGGTGAAAGTCAGGGGGCTGCCTTGGTCCTGCTCCACTGAGGAAgtgcagaggtttttttctg attgCAAAATTCTGAATGGGGCTCTGGGCATCCGTTTCATCTACACCAGGGAGGGCAGACCCAGTGGAGAAGCATTTGCTGAGCTTGAATCAGAGGAGGATGTGAAACTGGCACtgaaaaaagacagagagaCAATGGGACACAGATACGTTGAAG TTTTCAAGTCAAACAACGTTGAAATGGATTGGGTTCTGAAGCATACTGGTCCCAACAGCCCTGATACAGCTAATGATGGTTTTGTACGTCTTAGAGGACTCCCATTTGGCTGTAGTAAAGAAGAAATTGTACAGTTCTTTTCAG GGTTGGAAATCGTGCCAAATGGGATAACATTGCCGGTGGACTTCCAGGGGAGGAGTACGGGGGAGGCCTTCGTGCAGTTTGCTTCACAGGAAATAGCTGAAAAGGCTCTAAAGAAACACAAGGAAAGAATAGGGCACAG GTACATTGAGATCTTCAAGAGCAGTCGAGCAGAAGTGCGCACTCACTACGACCCTCCACGCAAGCTCTTGGCCATGCAGAGACCCGGTCCTTACGACAGACCTGGTCTTACCCGGGGATATAACAGTCTTGGTAGAGGAAGTAGCTTGGAAAGAATGAGGCGTGGAGCTTACGGAGGAG GTTATGGAGGTTATGATGACTACAATGGGTATAATGATGGCTATGGTTTTGGTTCTGATAGATTTGGAAGAG gaaTGTCGGACCACAGATACGGCGACGGGACGTCCACCTTCCAGAGCACGACCGGCCACTGCGTCCACATGAGAGGTCTGCCTTACAGAGCTACAGAGAATGACATCTACAAC TTCTTCTCACCTCTGAACCCTGTAAGAGTACACATTGAAATCGGACCAGATGGCAGAGTAACCGGGGAGGCAGACGTTGAATTTGCTACTCATGAGGATGCAGTGGCTGCCATGTCCAAAGACAAAGCAAATATGC aacACAGATACGTAGAACTCTTCTTGAATTCTACAGCAGGAGGAACTGGTGGTGCCTATGGCAGTCAAATGATGGGAGCAATGG TCAAGGAATCGGAAGGGGTAGTCCAAGATTGGAACACTAGCACATTGGCAG GAAGCCAATCCAGTTATGGTGGTCCAGCTAACCAGCAATTGAGTGGGGGTTATGGAGGAGGATATGGTGGCCAAAGCAGCATGAGTGGATATG TATTGGGCACAGTAGATGGTGTTTACGCGGTGGCCCAGCAAGGACAGGCGTTGGGGGAATGCTGCTACGAGTCGGCCTGA
- the HNRNPH1 gene encoding heterogeneous nuclear ribonucleoprotein H isoform X20: MDPCHTEETEGEIPGLGFSDRSEQIVSRGVASAFEAATTEAETEQSLTPNVMLNTESTEGYVVKVRGLPWSCSTEEVQRFFSDCKILNGALGIRFIYTREGRPSGEAFAELESEEDVKLALKKDRETMGHRYVEVFKSNNVEMDWVLKHTGPNSPDTANDGFVRLRGLPFGCSKEEIVQFFSGLEIVPNGITLPVDFQGRSTGEAFVQFASQEIAEKALKKHKERIGHRYIEIFKSSRAEVRTHYDPPRKLLAMQRPGPYDRPGLTRGYNSLGRGSSLERMRRGAYGGGYGGYDDYNGYNDGYGFGSDRFGREWTLFSAGMSDHRYGDGTSTFQSTTGHCVHMRGLPYRATENDIYNFFSPLNPVRVHIEIGPDGRVTGEADVEFATHEDAVAAMSKDKANMQHRYVELFLNSTAGGTGGAYGSQMMGAMVKESEGVVQDWNTSTLAGSQSSYGGPANQQLSGGYGGGYGGQSSMSGYDGVYAVAQQGQALGECCYESA, encoded by the exons GCTTCAGTGACCGAAGCGAGCAGATTGTTTCACGTGGGGTAGCGTCAGCCTTTGAAGCTG CAACCACGGAAGCTGAGACGGAGCAGAGCCTCACCCCCAATGTGATGCTCAACACGGAGAGCACCGAGGGATATGTGGTGAAAGTCAGGGGGCTGCCTTGGTCCTGCTCCACTGAGGAAgtgcagaggtttttttctg attgCAAAATTCTGAATGGGGCTCTGGGCATCCGTTTCATCTACACCAGGGAGGGCAGACCCAGTGGAGAAGCATTTGCTGAGCTTGAATCAGAGGAGGATGTGAAACTGGCACtgaaaaaagacagagagaCAATGGGACACAGATACGTTGAAG TTTTCAAGTCAAACAACGTTGAAATGGATTGGGTTCTGAAGCATACTGGTCCCAACAGCCCTGATACAGCTAATGATGGTTTTGTACGTCTTAGAGGACTCCCATTTGGCTGTAGTAAAGAAGAAATTGTACAGTTCTTTTCAG GGTTGGAAATCGTGCCAAATGGGATAACATTGCCGGTGGACTTCCAGGGGAGGAGTACGGGGGAGGCCTTCGTGCAGTTTGCTTCACAGGAAATAGCTGAAAAGGCTCTAAAGAAACACAAGGAAAGAATAGGGCACAG GTACATTGAGATCTTCAAGAGCAGTCGAGCAGAAGTGCGCACTCACTACGACCCTCCACGCAAGCTCTTGGCCATGCAGAGACCCGGTCCTTACGACAGACCTGGTCTTACCCGGGGATATAACAGTCTTGGTAGAGGAAGTAGCTTGGAAAGAATGAGGCGTGGAGCTTACGGAGGAG GTTATGGAGGTTATGATGACTACAATGGGTATAATGATGGCTATGGTTTTGGTTCTGATAGATTTGGAAGAG AATGGActcttttctctgcaggaaTGTCGGACCACAGATACGGCGACGGGACGTCCACCTTCCAGAGCACGACCGGCCACTGCGTCCACATGAGAGGTCTGCCTTACAGAGCTACAGAGAATGACATCTACAAC TTCTTCTCACCTCTGAACCCTGTAAGAGTACACATTGAAATCGGACCAGATGGCAGAGTAACCGGGGAGGCAGACGTTGAATTTGCTACTCATGAGGATGCAGTGGCTGCCATGTCCAAAGACAAAGCAAATATGC aacACAGATACGTAGAACTCTTCTTGAATTCTACAGCAGGAGGAACTGGTGGTGCCTATGGCAGTCAAATGATGGGAGCAATGG TCAAGGAATCGGAAGGGGTAGTCCAAGATTGGAACACTAGCACATTGGCAG GAAGCCAATCCAGTTATGGTGGTCCAGCTAACCAGCAATTGAGTGGGGGTTATGGAGGAGGATATGGTGGCCAAAGCAGCATGAGTGGATATG ATGGTGTTTACGCGGTGGCCCAGCAAGGACAGGCGTTGGGGGAATGCTGCTACGAGTCGGCCTGA